The Cyclobacterium amurskyense genome contains the following window.
AAATAGCCCGGAGAAAGAAATTTTTTTTGATGGAAGTCTAAGCAAACAAATGAACAATATCGAAATACAGATAGGTTCTGGATTGTTCCGGCAGCAAATCATCGACGGTGTGCCAGAAAGTGAAATTCGAGCAAGCTGGGAACCGGGCTTGAGTAATTATAAATTGATGAGAAAAAAATACTTGCTTTACCCTTGATGGGAAATAACTATTACTGATTTTATCAAGGTGGCATTGAAATTGAAGTACGATTTGAAATAAAAACACAGCTGGACAAGTTTCGGCATTTGTGGGAATAAGAAATGGTTAAAAACGTAAGGAATATGAAATTTGATTGGTTGAAAACCCTGGTTTTTAGTGCGGCAGTAATCGTTGCAGGATTTTTCATAGGTAACATGCACAAAATTGGCAAGCAATACGACCGAACAGTGCAAGTAAAAGGCTTGTCCGAACGAGAGGTAGATGCGGACCTTGCGGTTTGGCCCATTAATATTTCACTAACAGCCAATGACCTGAATGTACTGAGTGGTGATATAGAAAGACAAAATAAAGAGGTCTACAACTTTTTTATTGGCCAAGGCTTCAGTGAAGATGAATTGACCAAAGGAAGTACCAATATCAGTGATGTTCGGGCAGATCGCTACAATACCAATGCTCAGTACAGTGAGTTTCGATACTTAGCCAAGTCTGAATTCACCGTTAGGACCAAGGACCTTGGTAAACTTCAGAAAGCACTTTCAGAATCACTCACACTCATGTCAAAGGGCATCTTATTAGAATCGAAAAACACTTGGAGACCCATTGAATATATATTCACAGGCTTGAATGAGCTAAAACCCTCCATGATTGAAGAAGCAACAAAAAATGCACGCGAAGTAGCAGAAAAATTTGCCCGCGATTCGGATTCTAATGTTGGAGAAATCAGAACGGCAAGGCAAGGCTTATTCACGATTAACGACAGGGATGAAAACACACCCCAAATCAAAACCGTTAGGGTGGTCACCACCATTGACTTTCAATTGGAGGACTAAGCCTCCCCTATTTTCTCTAATATTTTATAAGTAATCAAATAGGCAGGCCTCACCCCATCCGTTCCAAGTGCTCCGGAGGCTAGGGTACTGCCCGTTTCCAAAGGATTGTCAGAAGCATAATAAGCATACATTACTTTAACGTTTTTGCGTATGCTGTTTCTAATTTTACTTGCAGATTGAATGGCTTTCTGGTAATGCGCGCCTTCCATTTCCAGTCCTGCGGCTTTCCATGAAGATTCCATAAAATAACCCAATACCTCCTTATTTTGAAGAGATGTACCTAAAACAGTAATCATTGGCCCGTCATATACTCCTAATCCGTATCCTTCAAAATCAGTGGCATTCAATTCGTTTTTGAAAGGATAATTGTCTGCAGTTCCTTCAAATACATGGGCATTTGGGATCATAATGTCCCCTTTCTTCCCTTCCAAAATCCCCGCTTTCCCCATAATAGAAATGGTGGTAATGTTCAATGGAATTTGTTTATCTCCAAGCTCATATGGTTTTAACAATTCATCCAAACATTCATAAGCCTGCTCACCAAAAGCATAATCCATCACTACCAATACTGGCCGTTTCTTTTTACCTTCAGGCAGTTTTACTCCAGGAATCAAAAGGTCGGAAACCATCTTGTCTGTATCAATTATCTGAACACCAATATTGGTTCCTGAAGAGTCTGGCACTTGCGTCAATCCATGCTTCAAAGCATAGGCTAAAATCTCCTTTCCTTTACTTCCTTTGCCATTTACACTGATTTCCATGGCCATATCCTCAATGGAATCATAATCCGCCAAATCTAAGGCCTGGTACCCGTATATGGTATTGATCACACTGTGAAGGTTAGCACTAATCACATGTATGGGCCTTGCCAACAAATCTTGCTCATCCAGTACAGCTTTGATCGTATTGGCCCAAGATTCACCATATACGTGATGTCCTACTCTTTCCCTCAGCGTTGCCGAAAAAGATATCTCTCTGTCTCTTTCTTCCAGCATTTCTTCCATTGACAACCTTCCCATATGGTAAATAATAGAAAACAGGCTGTTGCTATTTATAGAATTCTCAAATTTCTGAACCGCATTCTTGGTTTCCTCAAAGGTTCTTCCGGTCAGGTGGCTAAGGTAGGAACAAGCAGCTTCCTTATTGTACTCCTCTCCTCTGATCTCCTTCTCCACAACCTCTTTCAATTTTTTCCAGTTGAGATTGATCCTTCCTTTGGGATCTGTGCTGTTCTTACGGATTTTCTCTGACTCTATGTATAAGAAAGTAAGGTGAGTAAGTATATCATAAATATCACTCTTCCCTCGAGTCATCTCAACGTACATCTGTTCCTCATCTACACGATAGCAGTTTCTTTTTCTTTTTGAGGGAATTAAGGGAGGAAATCCAGAGTCTTCATAGCCTTCCCTACTGATCAGGCGTATGTACCTGCATTCTTCTATGCCTTGGGGAAGTCGCTCCATAACATATAACAATCCTTCCAACTCAAGTTTTTCTGAATCATTTACCAAACCGTAGATCTCCGGGCTTAAAGTAAGTAAAGCTTCAACCAAAGATTCTCCAGAAACCCCCGTGGGCTTATAATTTCCTCGCATAAAAAGATGACGCATGGTAATGTACAAGCGTTCAATGGCTGCCCTGGATTCTTGTGCTTTAGTTCTTTTCATATTGTTGAGGTTTAAAAATTAGGTAAAATTACAAAATTTTATTCTGCTTAGAGAAAAATAAAAGTTGATTTAACAAAAACACAATTTTATACAATATAAATCTGGGCCGAGAAGTTTAGAAAACTTCATTAGGAAATTTTACCCAACTTAATTTTTATTACTCCGTCGGTATTCCCTAAGTGAGGCGTTATCCCTTCATTCTCTAA
Protein-coding sequences here:
- a CDS encoding SIMPL domain-containing protein; the protein is MKFDWLKTLVFSAAVIVAGFFIGNMHKIGKQYDRTVQVKGLSEREVDADLAVWPINISLTANDLNVLSGDIERQNKEVYNFFIGQGFSEDELTKGSTNISDVRADRYNTNAQYSEFRYLAKSEFTVRTKDLGKLQKALSESLTLMSKGILLESKNTWRPIEYIFTGLNELKPSMIEEATKNAREVAEKFARDSDSNVGEIRTARQGLFTINDRDENTPQIKTVRVVTTIDFQLED
- a CDS encoding DUF6909 family protein, which codes for MKRTKAQESRAAIERLYITMRHLFMRGNYKPTGVSGESLVEALLTLSPEIYGLVNDSEKLELEGLLYVMERLPQGIEECRYIRLISREGYEDSGFPPLIPSKRKRNCYRVDEEQMYVEMTRGKSDIYDILTHLTFLYIESEKIRKNSTDPKGRINLNWKKLKEVVEKEIRGEEYNKEAACSYLSHLTGRTFEETKNAVQKFENSINSNSLFSIIYHMGRLSMEEMLEERDREISFSATLRERVGHHVYGESWANTIKAVLDEQDLLARPIHVISANLHSVINTIYGYQALDLADYDSIEDMAMEISVNGKGSKGKEILAYALKHGLTQVPDSSGTNIGVQIIDTDKMVSDLLIPGVKLPEGKKKRPVLVVMDYAFGEQAYECLDELLKPYELGDKQIPLNITTISIMGKAGILEGKKGDIMIPNAHVFEGTADNYPFKNELNATDFEGYGLGVYDGPMITVLGTSLQNKEVLGYFMESSWKAAGLEMEGAHYQKAIQSASKIRNSIRKNVKVMYAYYASDNPLETGSTLASGALGTDGVRPAYLITYKILEKIGEA